A section of the Jannaschia sp. S6380 genome encodes:
- a CDS encoding deoxyguanosinetriphosphate triphosphohydrolase, translating to MTVPFACDPARTRGRLHPEEESAFRSPFQRDRDRIIHASAFRRLKHKTQVFIEHEGDYFRTRLTHSIEVAQVARTIAKHLGLNIELTEAVALAHDLGHTPFGHTGEEALDRLMAPYGGFDHNAQTLRIVTRLERHYAEWDGLNLTWETLEGIAKHNGPVGEPVPPALAEYDAVHDLELHTHASAEAQVAALSDDIAYNNHDLHDGLRAELFSTDELAELPVLRDCFAEVDAKYPGLNYYRRRHEALRRFFGVLVEDVIGVTERNLRELDPRTPEDIRHAGRMVVQFSPALWSDLKIIRRFLFERMYRAPSVVAMRAEVTQVVEELFPFFLKTPGELPKQWRKDVSEAADETALARIVGDYVAGMTDRFALQCHDRLISDAKAVAATR from the coding sequence TTGACCGTCCCCTTCGCCTGCGACCCTGCCCGGACCCGCGGGCGGCTGCACCCCGAGGAGGAGAGCGCCTTCCGCTCGCCCTTCCAGCGCGATCGCGACCGGATCATCCACGCGAGCGCGTTCCGCCGCCTCAAGCACAAGACGCAGGTCTTCATCGAGCATGAGGGCGACTATTTCCGCACCCGCCTGACCCATTCGATCGAGGTCGCGCAGGTCGCCCGCACGATCGCCAAGCACCTGGGGCTGAACATCGAACTGACCGAGGCGGTCGCCCTGGCCCATGACTTGGGACATACCCCGTTCGGCCATACGGGCGAGGAGGCGCTGGACCGGCTGATGGCGCCCTATGGCGGGTTCGACCACAATGCGCAGACGCTGCGCATCGTCACCCGGCTGGAGCGTCACTACGCCGAATGGGACGGCCTGAACCTGACATGGGAGACGCTGGAGGGGATCGCCAAGCACAACGGCCCGGTGGGCGAGCCGGTCCCCCCCGCACTGGCGGAATACGACGCGGTCCACGATCTGGAGCTGCACACCCACGCCAGCGCCGAGGCGCAGGTCGCCGCCCTGTCCGACGACATCGCCTACAACAACCACGACCTGCATGACGGCCTCCGGGCGGAGCTGTTCTCCACCGACGAGCTGGCCGAGCTGCCGGTGCTGCGCGACTGTTTCGCGGAGGTCGACGCGAAATATCCTGGGCTGAACTACTATCGCCGCCGGCACGAGGCGCTGCGCCGCTTTTTCGGCGTTCTGGTCGAGGACGTGATCGGCGTGACCGAGCGCAACTTGCGCGAGCTGGATCCGCGGACGCCCGAGGATATCCGCCATGCCGGGCGGATGGTGGTCCAGTTCTCGCCCGCGCTCTGGTCCGACCTTAAGATCATACGCCGCTTCCTGTTCGAGCGGATGTACCGCGCGCCGTCGGTCGTCGCCATGCGCGCCGAGGTCACGCAGGTGGTCGAGGAACTGTTCCCGTTCTTCCTGAAGACCCCCGGAGAATTGCCCAAGCAGTGGCGCAAGGACGTGTCGGAGGCCGCGGACGAGACGGCCCTGGCCCGTATCGTCGGCGACTATGTTGCCGGGATGACGGACAGGTTCGCCCTGCAATGCCACGACCGCCTGATATCGGACGCCAAGGCGGTCGCCGCGACGCGTTGA
- a CDS encoding MATE family efflux transporter codes for MSETLSHHLRRTLALGLPLVGSQVAQVLIGLTDTLMLGRYSVAALAAATLATSYFFTLFVLGSGFAVACMPMAAGAIGRDDEVHVRRVARMGLWLSLLTGLVMAPAMTWSEPILLALGQTPGVAADAQAYLRIAGLGMIPALLTAALRSHLSALERTRIVLLATLAGAALNILLNWLLIFGNAGFPEMGLRGAAAASVSVHVLTTLVLAVYVTRGPGMARFELFRNIHRPDWPIFGQIFRLGWPIGLTHLSESGLFAASALMMGWLGTVALAAHGIAIQIAALTFMVHLGLSSAVTVRVGRAWGQGDGVGLRRAALAASILSAVAVVLAVILYLGGGPWIIGLFLDPADPMAPEILILGVHLLVLAALFQLVDAGQVMSLGMLRGIQDTQLPMIYAIVSYWALGIPASYVLGFLFGMGPTGIWLGLVVGLAAATAALLARFLRLTAGGVTSRS; via the coding sequence ATGTCGGAAACGCTGTCCCATCATCTGAGGCGCACGCTCGCCCTCGGCCTGCCACTGGTGGGCAGCCAGGTCGCGCAGGTGCTGATCGGGCTGACGGATACGTTGATGCTGGGCCGCTACTCGGTTGCGGCGCTGGCGGCGGCGACGCTGGCCACATCCTATTTCTTCACGCTCTTCGTCCTGGGCTCCGGCTTTGCGGTCGCCTGCATGCCGATGGCCGCCGGCGCCATCGGGCGCGACGACGAGGTCCATGTCCGCCGCGTGGCGCGCATGGGGTTGTGGCTGTCGCTGCTCACGGGGCTGGTCATGGCCCCGGCGATGACCTGGTCGGAGCCGATCCTTCTGGCGCTCGGCCAGACGCCGGGGGTCGCGGCGGACGCGCAGGCCTATCTGCGGATCGCCGGGCTGGGCATGATCCCCGCGCTGCTGACCGCGGCCCTGCGGAGCCACCTTTCGGCGCTGGAGCGGACGCGGATCGTGCTGCTCGCGACCCTGGCCGGCGCCGCGCTGAACATCCTGCTGAACTGGCTTCTGATTTTCGGCAATGCGGGCTTTCCCGAAATGGGACTCCGGGGGGCCGCAGCGGCCTCCGTCTCGGTGCATGTGCTGACGACGCTGGTGCTGGCGGTCTACGTCACGCGCGGCCCCGGCATGGCGAGGTTCGAGCTGTTCCGCAACATTCACCGCCCCGACTGGCCGATCTTCGGCCAGATCTTCCGGCTGGGCTGGCCCATCGGGCTGACGCATCTGTCGGAGTCCGGCCTCTTCGCGGCCTCTGCGCTGATGATGGGGTGGCTGGGAACGGTCGCGCTTGCGGCGCACGGCATCGCGATCCAGATCGCCGCGCTGACCTTCATGGTGCATCTGGGCCTATCCTCGGCCGTCACCGTGCGCGTGGGACGAGCCTGGGGGCAGGGCGATGGCGTGGGCCTGCGCCGCGCGGCGCTGGCGGCGTCGATCCTGTCGGCTGTCGCGGTGGTGCTGGCGGTGATCCTGTACCTGGGGGGCGGGCCGTGGATCATCGGCCTGTTCCTCGACCCGGCCGATCCGATGGCGCCCGAAATCCTGATCCTGGGGGTGCATCTGCTGGTACTGGCGGCCCTTTTCCAATTGGTTGATGCGGGGCAGGTCATGTCGCTGGGCATGCTGCGCGGGATCCAGGACACCCAGCTTCCGATGATCTACGCGATCGTGTCTTACTGGGCGCTGGGCATCCCGGCCAGCTACGTCCTCGGCTTCCTGTTCGGCATGGGGCCCACGGGCATCTGGCTGGGCCTGGTCGTGGGCCTCGCGGCAGCGACGGCTGCGCTTCTGGCGCGGTTCCTGCGGCTGACCGCGGGCGGCGTCACATCGAGAAGCTGA
- a CDS encoding MarC family protein, with the protein MTANELITAFTALFVIIDPIGLAPIFVAMTAGMPAQARRAIAIRACAVGAALLIVFALAGEAVLNFLGISMPAFRIAGGLLLFLTALEMLFEKRQPKREGRAEEPTSDPSVFPLGLPLIAGPGAIATMILLTDGAAPLGTAQAIGVMLTVIGVVFVLFMLATPMERLLKPTGINVVTRLLGMLLAALSVQFVLDGLADLPGWL; encoded by the coding sequence ATGACCGCGAACGAGCTGATCACGGCGTTCACGGCGCTTTTCGTCATCATCGACCCGATCGGACTGGCGCCGATCTTCGTCGCCATGACGGCGGGAATGCCAGCGCAGGCCCGGCGGGCGATCGCGATCCGCGCCTGCGCCGTGGGCGCGGCCCTCCTGATCGTGTTCGCGCTGGCGGGCGAAGCGGTGCTTAACTTCCTCGGCATCTCCATGCCGGCCTTCCGCATCGCGGGTGGTCTACTGCTGTTCCTTACCGCGCTGGAGATGCTGTTCGAGAAACGCCAACCCAAGCGCGAAGGGCGGGCGGAGGAGCCGACATCCGATCCCTCCGTCTTCCCGCTGGGCCTTCCCCTGATCGCGGGGCCGGGGGCCATCGCGACGATGATCCTGCTGACCGACGGCGCCGCCCCGCTGGGCACGGCGCAGGCCATCGGGGTGATGCTGACGGTGATCGGCGTCGTGTTCGTGCTGTTCATGCTGGCCACCCCGATGGAACGCCTTCTCAAGCCGACGGGGATCAACGTGGTGACGCGCCTTCTGGGGATGCTGCTGGCGGCGCTGTCGGTGCAGTTCGTCCTGGACGGGCTTGCGGATCTTCCGGGTTGGTTATGA
- a CDS encoding TIGR02281 family clan AA aspartic protease codes for MTGDDTASLIYLTLFGLLIGGSYLIVNRRRMGQVAQHAAIWFFIFVGAVLVFGNWDRIERAALPRQTVITGADGVVVDLPRRRDGHYYMELEVNGVPLDFVVDTGATDLVLSRDDARAIGIEPDELRYLGQAFTANGPVRTANVRLDEVVLGETVDENVPAVVTEGDLFQSLLGMSYLQNFGRIVIEDNRLQLIR; via the coding sequence ATGACGGGCGACGACACGGCTTCCCTTATCTATCTGACGCTTTTTGGGCTGCTGATCGGCGGATCCTATCTGATCGTCAACCGGCGGCGGATGGGACAGGTCGCGCAGCATGCGGCGATCTGGTTCTTCATCTTCGTCGGGGCCGTTCTGGTTTTCGGCAACTGGGACAGGATCGAGCGCGCCGCCCTGCCCCGCCAGACCGTGATCACGGGGGCCGACGGCGTCGTCGTCGACCTGCCGCGCCGTCGTGACGGGCACTACTACATGGAGTTGGAGGTGAACGGCGTGCCGCTGGATTTCGTCGTCGACACCGGGGCGACGGACCTCGTCCTGAGCCGGGACGACGCGCGGGCCATCGGGATCGAACCCGACGAACTACGCTATCTTGGGCAGGCCTTTACGGCGAACGGCCCCGTCCGGACGGCGAATGTCCGGCTGGACGAAGTCGTGCTGGGCGAAACCGTTGACGAGAACGTCCCGGCCGTCGTCACCGAAGGCGACCTGTTCCAGAGTCTGCTGGGCATGTCGTACCTGCAGAATTTCGGCCGCATCGTGATCGAGGACAATCGCCTGCAGCTAATCCGCTGA
- a CDS encoding DUF418 domain-containing protein: protein MTGAARALMPDYLRLVALFGIVVVNIQYIAFSALSDLTEVAKDTAADAITIWLVNGLALLKTYGLFSFMFGVGLGFLMRATARRGLPFGRIYRNRMIGLLILGLLHGCLFFPGDILTIYAITGSILYLFRDWPIGRLVRVGSLLLVAQAIIAPLAFLLAPETPPEIVAMERAVLTNGGFLDAVIFRSVGFVFVLPFLLEVQGLSALGWFCLGLAAVKSGMIDDARHPLWQRAWRVCLVPGVGLGLLGAALWQWGPTAVGAGLVIAAAPIATLGYLGAIAALSRPPGRIMTHVLAAGGSSLSIYLGQSIILTTIFSGYGLGLWGEVGIPVAVAIAVGTTVVLIGALVLWRRWFAFGPFEWLLRRVTYGRQPTAPVGRD from the coding sequence ATGACCGGCGCCGCCCGCGCGCTGATGCCCGATTATCTGCGGCTGGTCGCGCTTTTCGGCATCGTGGTCGTGAACATCCAGTACATCGCCTTCTCGGCCCTTTCGGACCTGACCGAGGTCGCCAAGGACACCGCGGCGGACGCGATCACGATCTGGCTCGTGAACGGTCTGGCGCTTCTCAAGACCTATGGCCTCTTCTCCTTCATGTTCGGGGTCGGGCTCGGGTTCCTCATGCGGGCCACGGCGCGGCGCGGCCTGCCGTTCGGACGGATCTATCGCAACCGGATGATCGGCCTGCTGATCCTGGGCCTCCTGCATGGATGCCTGTTCTTCCCGGGCGACATTCTGACGATCTACGCCATCACGGGCTCGATCCTGTACCTGTTCCGGGACTGGCCGATCGGGCGGCTGGTGCGCGTGGGCAGTCTCCTCCTGGTCGCGCAGGCCATCATCGCGCCGTTGGCATTTCTATTGGCGCCGGAGACGCCGCCCGAGATCGTCGCGATGGAACGGGCCGTGCTGACCAATGGCGGATTCCTCGATGCGGTGATCTTCCGCAGCGTTGGCTTCGTCTTCGTGCTGCCCTTCCTTCTGGAGGTTCAGGGGCTTTCGGCATTGGGGTGGTTCTGCCTCGGCCTCGCAGCGGTGAAATCGGGGATGATCGACGATGCGCGGCACCCGCTCTGGCAGCGGGCCTGGCGCGTCTGCCTGGTGCCGGGGGTCGGGCTCGGCCTTCTGGGGGCCGCGTTGTGGCAATGGGGCCCGACGGCTGTCGGGGCGGGGCTGGTGATCGCCGCGGCCCCGATCGCGACGCTGGGTTACTTGGGAGCAATCGCGGCATTGTCGCGGCCGCCGGGTCGGATCATGACTCATGTCCTGGCCGCCGGGGGGTCGAGCCTGAGCATCTACCTGGGCCAGTCGATCATCCTCACGACGATCTTCTCGGGCTATGGGCTGGGCCTGTGGGGTGAGGTCGGCATACCGGTGGCGGTGGCCATCGCGGTGGGGACGACGGTGGTGCTGATCGGGGCGCTGGTCCTCTGGCGCAGATGGTTCGCCTTCGGACCGTTCGAATGGCTGCTTCGGCGCGTGACATACGGTCGGCAACCCACCGCACCGGTCGGGCGCGATTAG
- a CDS encoding ABC-F family ATP-binding cassette domain-containing protein — MLQITDLNYSVAGRSLLEGASATIPDGHKVGLVGRNGTGKTTLFHLIRGELAPDAGEIVLPARARIGGVAQEVPSSGVTVLQTVLDADTERASLMAEAETATDPARIADVQARLQDIDAWSGEARASSILKGLGFEVHEQRRPCSDYSGGWRMRVALAGVLFAQPDLLLLDEPTNYLDLEGALWLESYLARYPHTVIIISHDRGLLNRAVGGILHLEDKGLTYYTGPYDTFVKMRAEKRAGQAAAAAKQVAQRAHLQSFIDRFKAKATKAKQAQSRVKMLERMETITAPEDAARVVFTFPRPEELSPPIVRLEGAAVGYGGEPVLKRLNVRIDQDDRIALLGRNGEGKSTLSKLLSDRLQPCEGDKVASSKLRIGYFAQHQVDELHVDETPLEHLRRERPDDAPPKLRARLAGFGLGVDQADTVVGRLSGGQKARLSLLLATLDAPHMLILDEPTNHLDIESREALVEALTAYTGAVVLVSHDMHLLSLVADRLWLVKGGSVGPYDGDLEQYRRMLLQGEERPAKSRQEKKKMPVSRDQILELRSETRKAEARVRKIDEMRDKLAKKLADPALYEDGRTGELETWNKKYAEVMAAADRAEAIWMQAMETLEQAEK, encoded by the coding sequence ATGCTGCAGATCACCGACCTGAACTACTCCGTCGCGGGCCGCTCTCTTCTCGAGGGGGCGAGCGCGACCATTCCCGACGGCCACAAGGTCGGGCTGGTCGGGCGCAACGGCACCGGAAAGACGACCCTGTTCCACCTCATCCGGGGCGAGCTTGCCCCCGACGCGGGCGAAATCGTGCTGCCCGCCCGCGCCCGTATCGGCGGCGTCGCGCAGGAGGTGCCGTCCTCCGGCGTCACGGTCCTGCAGACGGTGCTGGATGCAGATACCGAGCGTGCATCGCTGATGGCCGAGGCCGAGACGGCGACCGACCCCGCCCGCATCGCCGACGTGCAGGCGCGCTTGCAAGATATCGACGCCTGGTCCGGCGAGGCGCGCGCGTCGAGCATTCTCAAGGGTTTGGGATTCGAAGTTCACGAACAGAGGCGTCCCTGTTCCGACTATTCCGGTGGTTGGCGGATGCGCGTGGCCTTGGCCGGCGTGCTGTTCGCCCAGCCCGATCTGCTGCTTCTGGACGAGCCGACCAACTATCTCGACCTCGAAGGGGCGCTGTGGCTGGAGAGCTATTTGGCGAGATACCCCCATACGGTCATCATCATCAGCCACGATCGCGGCCTGCTGAACCGCGCCGTCGGCGGCATCCTGCACCTCGAGGACAAGGGCCTGACCTACTATACCGGGCCCTACGACACCTTCGTCAAGATGCGGGCCGAAAAGCGGGCCGGCCAGGCGGCGGCGGCGGCCAAGCAGGTGGCGCAGCGCGCCCATCTGCAGAGCTTCATCGACCGCTTCAAGGCCAAGGCCACCAAGGCCAAGCAGGCCCAAAGCCGGGTCAAGATGCTGGAACGGATGGAGACGATCACCGCGCCCGAGGATGCCGCCCGCGTCGTCTTCACCTTCCCCCGCCCCGAGGAATTGTCGCCCCCCATCGTCCGGCTGGAAGGCGCGGCCGTGGGTTACGGCGGGGAGCCCGTGCTGAAACGGCTGAATGTGCGCATCGATCAGGACGACCGCATCGCCCTCCTGGGCCGGAACGGCGAGGGAAAATCAACGCTTTCCAAGCTGTTGTCCGACAGACTTCAACCATGCGAGGGAGACAAGGTCGCCTCGTCGAAACTGCGCATCGGCTATTTCGCGCAGCATCAGGTGGACGAGTTGCATGTCGACGAGACCCCGCTGGAGCATCTGCGCCGCGAACGCCCCGACGACGCGCCGCCGAAATTGCGCGCGCGTCTGGCCGGGTTCGGGCTGGGCGTTGATCAGGCGGACACGGTGGTGGGGCGGCTGTCGGGGGGACAGAAGGCGCGGCTGTCGTTGCTTCTGGCGACGTTGGACGCGCCACATATGTTGATCCTAGACGAACCGACGAACCACCTCGACATCGAAAGCCGCGAGGCACTGGTCGAGGCGCTGACGGCCTATACCGGCGCCGTCGTGCTGGTCAGCCACGACATGCATCTGTTGAGCCTCGTGGCGGATCGGCTGTGGCTGGTGAAGGGCGGCTCGGTCGGGCCTTATGACGGCGATCTGGAACAGTACCGCAGGATGCTGCTGCAAGGTGAAGAACGTCCTGCAAAATCCCGACAGGAAAAGAAAAAGATGCCCGTCAGTCGGGACCAGATTCTGGAACTGCGATCCGAGACGCGCAAGGCCGAGGCGCGGGTGCGCAAGATCGACGAGATGCGCGACAAGCTGGCCAAGAAGCTGGCGGACCCCGCGCTCTACGAGGATGGACGGACGGGCGAGCTTGAGACCTGGAACAAGAAATACGCCGAGGTCATGGCCGCGGCAGACAGGGCCGAGGCCATCTGGATGCAGGCAATGGAAACCCTTGAGCAGGCAGAGAAATAG
- a CDS encoding iron-sulfur cluster assembly accessory protein: protein MDLSLPPQVTQRAYERLAEIGAGDQGKALRVAVEGGGCSGFQYQIELDTPADGDLVLEGEGQKVVVDEVSLPFLSNAVIDFTEELIGARFTVQNPNAASSCGCGVSFSM, encoded by the coding sequence ATGGATCTTTCACTGCCCCCCCAGGTGACCCAGCGCGCCTACGAGCGCCTGGCCGAGATCGGCGCCGGCGATCAGGGCAAGGCCCTGCGCGTGGCGGTCGAGGGCGGAGGCTGCTCGGGTTTTCAGTACCAGATCGAACTCGACACGCCCGCCGACGGCGACCTGGTGCTGGAGGGCGAGGGTCAGAAGGTCGTGGTGGACGAGGTTTCGCTGCCGTTCCTGTCGAACGCGGTGATCGACTTCACCGAGGAGCTGATCGGCGCGCGCTTCACCGTCCAGAATCCGAACGCCGCCAGCAGCTGCGGCTGCGGGGTCAGCTTCTCGATGTGA
- the ndk gene encoding nucleoside-diphosphate kinase, whose translation MATERTFSIVKPDATKRNLTGAIVAKLEEAGLRVVAQKRIHLTKAQAGKFYEVHKDRPFYDELCEFMSSEPIVVQVLEGEDAIAKNREVMGATNPADAAEGTIRKEYALSIGENSVHGSDGPDTAKEEIAYFFSGLEIVG comes from the coding sequence ATGGCCACCGAGCGTACCTTCTCGATCGTCAAACCCGACGCCACCAAGCGCAACCTGACCGGCGCCATCGTCGCCAAGCTGGAGGAGGCGGGCCTGCGCGTCGTCGCCCAGAAGCGCATCCACTTGACGAAGGCACAGGCCGGCAAGTTCTACGAGGTCCACAAGGATCGTCCGTTCTATGACGAACTGTGCGAGTTCATGTCGTCGGAGCCGATCGTCGTGCAGGTCCTCGAGGGCGAGGATGCTATCGCCAAGAACCGCGAAGTCATGGGTGCCACCAACCCCGCCGACGCGGCCGAGGGCACGATCCGCAAGGAATACGCGCTCTCCATCGGCGAGAATTCCGTTCACGGCTCGGATGGCCCGGACACCGCCAAGGAAGAGATCGCGTATTTCTTCTCGGGGCTCGAAATCGTCGGCTGA